From the genome of Spirosomataceae bacterium TFI 002, one region includes:
- a CDS encoding Signal transduction histidine kinase, whose amino-acid sequence MRNKTRYIAFLFLFWTVSTFAQQITPENAIVSRENWLPNRTINAIFQDSEGLLWVGTTNGLYQYNGKNVKHFTTKPNKQNAIFTNLVNDIGEDADGNIIVALESGLSSYNKGQVKFLTLSPKVEHYGRVWQDDYKRVWIGVDRANAFVYSKIENGDSFKFDHKLSIEQFEKDSPVAIKDFELLSKNQLLVAANNGLFRADLAINKVFDLGLKYSVSVIRKLVRNEYLVGTNDNGLLHLRIDKSGMSQLGQYHFGKANEVGHDRITSISVGQYGEILVSTAKNLYQGIKTSSGFSFSTLINDDQILQDNNIRTTYIDQSGIYWIGTLRGLYKIRPGLLAVERLRIETPNYNPLNQNVNFLFKENENKFWLGTTDDGFFTVDPTTEKFSKVQFDKNIARVYQSSKGYFIGLNTKSVFNFGSSEKPDLKLVSTSNQDMTTAIEVAPGEWWIGCNKRGLISYDDDGIELYVDLLHEANKFTNNVSTIFTIIKDSRQNVWVGSKGDGLLRINLATGEIKKYSGINVNSEISRRILHIKETSDGMIWIGTREGGLYKYDHVNDSFAQFTTAHGLPSNVICAVAEDEHKNIVISTNNGLALYNENGLVPFRSYGEQDGVIFGDFSFNAVIEGKDNCLFFGNSNGLYKIKKREAAPSQQSKFHWNAVKPIASEVSKIFSESKNYLEGWGATDQIIELAPADNNFEVSFALLNFSDPEKNAYAYRMKGHIEEWTYILNREQSVKLLDIPYGEYLFEMKAEDSFGTPMAETQALRLRVLPPFWLSPIAFIIYFMLFVALLVVAYYLIKRWNQLQQKLKEEEALVEIKDQQMVYFADLSHEIKNRLSLILGPLENALSGKKVNQAVLNNIYQQTFKLKRISDQIMDLRKSEGGQFLLQVEKGDVFESLEKLCLETQPLAIVRNITLNYELEEEADEAWYDEELLEIITLNLLNNAIKYTPSGGTVNVKAKTVFLEKSDLPDMAPSEGLYLKCKISDTGIGIPKNDVKNLFNRFYRASNARKNLKVKGAGIGLSLVGRLIKKHRGFIDINSEEGDGTRVNFYLPLEKNHFQLNEIKLSGSEIPIIEGILPEYSPLDNTRSTVLLADDNEEILSFLDEHLSLEFNVVKTSNGSQAWEYLQENAVDLVVSDLSMPEMDGLELMRRLKEHETLKHIPFIILTGRNSHSQKLACIQNGVDDFVDKPFSLELITWRIKGLLFNRNLMKSSFSRKVNVEPTIEYSISPDEQFIQQVVGLIDEHIQSKNLSVEFLAEQCNMSRATFYRKMENLMGSAPSTFIRKYRLKKAIKLLKSGNYYISEVAYQTGFSTPKYFTKCFQKEFGSSPTDYVKSLTDLFKN is encoded by the coding sequence ATGAGAAATAAGACGAGATACATAGCATTTTTATTCCTTTTCTGGACCGTAAGCACATTTGCTCAGCAAATTACTCCCGAAAATGCTATTGTATCTCGTGAAAATTGGTTGCCAAATAGAACGATTAATGCTATTTTTCAAGATTCTGAGGGGCTTTTGTGGGTAGGGACTACCAATGGTCTTTATCAATACAATGGTAAAAACGTTAAGCATTTTACCACCAAACCCAATAAGCAAAATGCCATCTTCACAAATCTAGTGAATGATATTGGCGAAGACGCTGATGGTAACATCATAGTGGCTTTAGAAAGTGGCTTAAGTAGCTACAATAAAGGGCAAGTCAAGTTTTTGACCTTGTCTCCAAAAGTAGAACACTATGGCCGAGTTTGGCAAGACGACTACAAGCGTGTTTGGATTGGTGTCGATAGAGCAAATGCTTTCGTATACAGTAAAATTGAGAATGGGGACAGTTTTAAATTTGATCACAAGTTGTCGATAGAACAGTTCGAAAAAGATTCTCCTGTGGCCATCAAAGATTTTGAATTGCTTTCAAAAAATCAATTGCTTGTTGCAGCTAACAATGGACTTTTTAGGGCCGACTTGGCAATTAATAAAGTTTTTGATTTAGGCCTCAAATATTCAGTGAGCGTTATTCGAAAACTGGTGAGAAATGAATACCTCGTTGGTACGAACGACAATGGCCTCTTGCATTTACGAATTGACAAAAGTGGTATGAGTCAACTAGGACAATATCATTTTGGAAAAGCAAATGAAGTAGGGCATGACCGCATCACTTCTATTTCCGTAGGTCAGTATGGTGAAATACTCGTTAGTACTGCGAAGAATTTATACCAAGGGATTAAAACTAGTAGTGGGTTTAGCTTTTCCACTTTGATAAATGATGATCAAATACTCCAAGACAATAATATACGTACCACCTATATCGACCAATCTGGAATTTATTGGATAGGGACACTAAGAGGCCTTTATAAAATTAGACCGGGGCTCTTGGCAGTAGAACGGCTCCGAATTGAAACGCCTAATTATAATCCTTTAAATCAAAATGTGAATTTTCTTTTCAAGGAAAATGAAAACAAATTTTGGCTCGGGACTACAGATGACGGCTTTTTTACGGTTGACCCTACTACTGAAAAGTTTTCCAAGGTTCAGTTTGATAAAAACATTGCAAGAGTTTATCAGTCAAGTAAAGGGTACTTTATTGGGTTAAATACGAAGAGCGTTTTCAATTTTGGAAGCTCAGAAAAACCCGACTTGAAACTTGTAAGTACCTCAAATCAAGATATGACTACTGCTATAGAGGTTGCCCCTGGAGAGTGGTGGATTGGTTGTAATAAACGTGGCTTAATCTCCTATGATGATGATGGAATTGAGCTTTATGTAGACCTTCTACATGAGGCGAATAAGTTTACAAATAACGTTTCTACCATCTTTACGATTATCAAAGATAGCAGACAAAATGTGTGGGTAGGCTCAAAAGGGGATGGTCTTCTAAGGATAAACTTGGCGACAGGAGAAATTAAAAAATATTCGGGAATCAATGTTAATAGCGAGATTTCTCGACGAATTCTCCATATCAAAGAAACCAGCGATGGAATGATTTGGATTGGCACAAGAGAAGGTGGATTGTATAAATATGATCATGTAAATGACTCATTTGCCCAGTTTACCACAGCTCATGGTTTACCAAGCAATGTGATTTGTGCGGTTGCAGAAGATGAGCACAAGAATATCGTTATAAGCACCAATAATGGTTTAGCTCTTTATAATGAAAACGGTTTAGTGCCTTTCAGAAGTTATGGAGAACAAGACGGGGTAATTTTTGGCGATTTTTCCTTTAATGCTGTGATCGAAGGAAAGGATAATTGCCTTTTCTTTGGCAATAGTAATGGTCTCTATAAAATCAAAAAAAGAGAAGCTGCTCCTTCGCAGCAAAGTAAATTTCACTGGAATGCAGTAAAGCCAATAGCGAGTGAAGTTTCTAAGATATTTTCAGAAAGCAAAAATTACTTGGAGGGTTGGGGGGCAACAGATCAAATAATAGAGCTAGCACCAGCCGACAATAATTTCGAGGTTTCTTTCGCCTTGTTAAATTTTAGTGATCCCGAGAAAAATGCCTACGCCTACAGAATGAAGGGTCATATAGAAGAATGGACCTATATTTTGAATCGAGAGCAGAGTGTTAAATTGTTAGATATACCCTACGGCGAATATCTTTTTGAAATGAAAGCAGAAGATAGTTTTGGCACTCCAATGGCCGAAACTCAAGCTTTAAGACTCAGAGTTTTACCACCATTTTGGCTTAGCCCAATTGCTTTTATCATTTACTTTATGCTTTTCGTTGCCCTTTTAGTGGTCGCTTACTATCTGATAAAAAGGTGGAATCAGCTTCAACAAAAGTTAAAAGAAGAAGAGGCACTCGTGGAGATCAAAGACCAGCAAATGGTGTATTTTGCAGATTTGTCTCACGAAATAAAAAATAGACTTTCTTTAATTCTTGGTCCGCTAGAAAATGCTTTGTCTGGTAAAAAGGTTAACCAAGCGGTATTGAATAACATTTATCAGCAGACCTTCAAGTTAAAAAGGATTTCAGATCAGATCATGGACCTGAGAAAAAGTGAAGGTGGACAGTTTTTACTTCAAGTAGAAAAAGGAGATGTTTTTGAAAGTTTGGAAAAGCTTTGTTTAGAAACTCAGCCATTGGCCATAGTGCGAAACATCACGCTTAATTACGAATTGGAAGAAGAGGCTGATGAGGCTTGGTATGATGAAGAGTTACTGGAGATTATCACATTGAATTTGCTTAATAATGCGATTAAGTATACCCCTTCTGGTGGTACAGTAAATGTAAAAGCTAAAACGGTATTCTTAGAAAAATCTGATTTGCCAGATATGGCTCCTTCTGAAGGGCTTTATTTGAAATGCAAGATTTCGGATACAGGAATTGGAATACCTAAAAATGACGTAAAGAACTTATTCAATAGGTTTTATAGAGCTTCTAATGCACGAAAGAATCTCAAAGTAAAAGGAGCGGGTATTGGGCTTTCTTTGGTTGGAAGGTTGATCAAAAAGCATAGAGGTTTTATCGATATCAATAGTGAGGAGGGTGATGGCACAAGGGTTAACTTTTATTTACCTTTAGAGAAAAACCACTTTCAGCTCAATGAAATCAAACTATCAGGTAGTGAGATTCCTATCATTGAAGGTATATTGCCAGAGTACTCACCATTGGACAATACCAGGTCTACTGTGCTATTGGCCGATGATAATGAGGAGATTTTATCATTTTTGGATGAACATCTCAGTCTAGAATTCAACGTTGTAAAAACTTCAAATGGAAGTCAAGCATGGGAATATTTACAAGAAAACGCTGTTGACCTAGTGGTAAGTGATTTATCAATGCCCGAAATGGACGGTCTTGAGTTAATGAGAAGGCTCAAAGAACATGAAACATTAAAGCATATTCCATTTATCATCTTGACTGGTCGCAATAGTCATTCACAAAAATTGGCTTGTATTCAAAATGGTGTCGACGATTTTGTAGACAAGCCTTTTAGCCTAGAATTAATTACTTGGAGAATCAAGGGACTATTGTTTAATAGGAACTTGATGAAGAGTTCTTTTAGCCGAAAAGTAAATGTAGAACCTACAATAGAGTACAGTATTTCTCCGGACGAACAATTTATCCAACAAGTAGTAGGTCTTATTGATGAACACATCCAGAGCAAAAACTTAAGTGTTGAGTTTTTGGCCGAACAATGCAACATGAGTAGGGCTACCTTTTATCGAAAAATGGAGAATTTGATGGGTTCTGCTCCATCAACATTTATAAGAAAATATAGGTTAAAAAAGGCTATTAAACTGCTCAAAAGTGGGAATTATTATATTTCGGAAGTAGCATATCAAACCGGGTTTAGTACGCCAAAGTATTTCACGAAATGTTTCCAAAAGGAGTTTGGTTCAAGTCCAACAGATTACGTTAAAAGCCTAACAGACTTATTTAAAAATTAA
- a CDS encoding Arylsulfatase A produces the protein MTRHLLFLSAFCLFLISCQDKNENTESTKPNIIYILADDLGYGDLGCYGQQIIRTPNIDKLAADGMLFTDHYAGSSVCAPSRATLMLGQHTGHNRVRGNYETGPMGFGACLELRDEDVTIAEVLKQQGYTNGIIGKWGMGMDGTTGEPNKQGFDYSYGYLNQGHAHNQFPAYLFRNGKRFELPENQNRAMKSFSNDLFTKEALTFLEEKKENPFFLYMAYTTPHAEMHLPSSDIFDSYKGKVDEKAYKNMSEPDKIDGNKVAYRSQEFPAAAYAAQITHLDSCVGVLVQKLKDLGLEENTLIMFSSDNGPHSEGGANPRYFQSSGPLRGQKRDLYEGGVRVPFIAKWPSKIKPNSVSNHISAFWDMFPTFSEAAGATFDQKIDGKSLLPTLTGNTAAQEKQDYLYWEFHENRTTNQAVRKGNWKAVRMDPDGEVELYDLTKDIGETKNVAGNHPEVVMEMTDLLNNTRTEHEIWKMRGSKK, from the coding sequence ATGACTAGACACTTATTATTCCTTTCTGCCTTTTGCTTGTTTTTGATCTCTTGCCAGGATAAAAACGAAAACACCGAATCTACAAAGCCCAATATCATATATATATTAGCGGATGACTTGGGATATGGCGATTTAGGATGCTATGGACAACAGATTATACGTACTCCTAATATAGATAAGTTGGCGGCAGATGGTATGCTATTTACCGATCACTATGCAGGTAGTTCGGTATGTGCTCCTTCACGTGCGACATTAATGCTAGGCCAACATACAGGTCACAATAGAGTAAGAGGAAACTACGAAACTGGCCCTATGGGTTTTGGTGCTTGTCTTGAACTTAGAGACGAAGATGTAACTATTGCCGAAGTACTTAAACAGCAAGGTTACACTAATGGTATCATTGGAAAGTGGGGAATGGGAATGGACGGAACCACTGGCGAGCCAAACAAACAAGGTTTTGACTACAGCTATGGCTATTTAAATCAAGGGCATGCACACAATCAATTCCCTGCTTATTTGTTTAGAAACGGTAAGCGATTTGAGCTACCAGAAAATCAGAATAGGGCAATGAAATCTTTTTCAAATGACTTATTTACTAAAGAGGCCCTTACATTTTTGGAAGAGAAAAAAGAAAATCCTTTTTTCTTATATATGGCTTATACAACACCGCATGCAGAGATGCATTTACCATCAAGTGACATCTTTGATTCTTACAAAGGAAAAGTAGATGAAAAGGCTTATAAAAATATGAGTGAGCCAGACAAAATCGATGGCAACAAGGTAGCATATCGCTCACAAGAATTTCCTGCTGCTGCTTATGCCGCACAAATCACTCATTTGGATAGTTGCGTAGGAGTTTTGGTTCAAAAACTAAAAGATTTAGGATTAGAAGAAAACACGCTGATCATGTTTTCTAGTGATAACGGACCACATTCTGAAGGCGGAGCAAATCCAAGATACTTTCAAAGTAGTGGACCACTACGTGGCCAAAAAAGAGATTTATATGAAGGAGGAGTTCGTGTTCCTTTCATTGCAAAATGGCCAAGTAAGATAAAGCCAAATTCAGTTTCTAACCACATTTCTGCTTTTTGGGATATGTTTCCTACGTTTAGTGAGGCTGCAGGTGCTACCTTTGACCAAAAAATTGATGGTAAATCTTTATTACCAACTTTGACAGGCAATACTGCTGCACAAGAAAAACAGGATTATTTATATTGGGAGTTTCATGAAAATAGAACAACCAATCAAGCCGTGAGAAAGGGAAATTGGAAAGCAGTAAGAATGGATCCAGATGGCGAAGTAGAGTTATATGACCTTACCAAAGACATAGGAGAAACTAAAAACGTAGCTGGCAACCATCCTGAAGTAGTGATGGAAATGACAGATTTGTTAAATAACACAAGAACTGAACACGAAATATGGAAAATGAGAGGTTCAAAAAAGTAA
- a CDS encoding Arylsulfatase A, producing MKKVIQIAFVFLLAVVTFAFLKPKQTSKPNILMIVMDDAGLDMSAYGRTWVNTPGFDRIAREGILFNKAYTPNAKCGPSRSSIITGRNSWQLDAAANHWMHFPTKFKTYPETLQENGYRVGYTGKAWGPGVAFNADGSKRELMGERIDIHTMESPTQFISKNDYTANFKEFVGKTSSAQPWCFWVGFTEPHRAYEYQSGEKLGGKKKSDIENVPSYWPDVDSVRSDMLDYAYEIEYVDDHVQKILDHLEKIGELDNTLIIYTSDHGMPFPRVKGNQYENANHVPMAVRWGNGIKGKSLNVNDYVSFVDIAPTLLEAAGISMVESKMQPIVGKSLLPIFKSGRSGQVDQERDFLLVGQERHDVGRPGDVGYPIRGMHKNGFLFLKNYETSRWPVCDPITGYLNCDGSPTKSFILNQRRNGEPKHYWSLNFGKRESIELYDLTNDKDCVINLANEPKYASVVREMENEMEAKLLSQDDLRMSGFGHIYEQYPVANQKNFYERFMAGEKMITGWVNDSDFEQETLED from the coding sequence ATGAAAAAAGTAATTCAAATCGCATTTGTATTCTTACTTGCCGTTGTAACCTTTGCATTTCTTAAACCTAAGCAAACTTCAAAACCTAATATACTCATGATTGTCATGGACGACGCTGGTCTTGACATGAGTGCTTACGGTAGAACTTGGGTAAATACACCAGGCTTCGATAGGATCGCAAGAGAAGGTATTTTATTCAATAAAGCCTATACTCCAAATGCCAAATGCGGCCCATCGCGTTCTTCTATAATTACTGGTCGCAACTCATGGCAACTTGATGCAGCTGCTAATCATTGGATGCACTTCCCAACCAAATTTAAAACCTACCCAGAAACACTTCAAGAAAATGGATATAGAGTCGGGTATACGGGTAAAGCATGGGGGCCTGGAGTAGCTTTTAATGCTGATGGAAGCAAAAGAGAATTAATGGGCGAGCGAATTGACATTCATACGATGGAATCACCCACGCAGTTTATTTCAAAAAACGATTATACGGCTAATTTTAAAGAATTCGTAGGTAAAACCTCCTCAGCTCAACCATGGTGTTTTTGGGTCGGCTTTACCGAACCCCATAGAGCCTACGAATATCAATCAGGTGAAAAGCTAGGTGGTAAAAAGAAGTCAGATATCGAAAATGTACCCTCTTATTGGCCGGATGTTGATAGTGTGAGATCGGACATGCTGGATTATGCTTATGAAATAGAATACGTAGATGATCATGTACAAAAGATTCTAGATCATTTGGAAAAAATAGGTGAATTAGATAATACACTAATCATCTATACATCAGATCACGGAATGCCTTTCCCTAGAGTAAAAGGCAATCAATACGAGAATGCCAATCATGTTCCCATGGCTGTGCGATGGGGAAATGGGATAAAAGGTAAAAGCCTTAACGTAAACGATTATGTAAGCTTTGTAGATATTGCACCTACTTTACTGGAAGCCGCTGGAATAAGCATGGTAGAAAGTAAAATGCAACCAATTGTAGGCAAAAGTCTTTTACCAATTTTTAAAAGTGGTCGTTCTGGTCAAGTAGATCAGGAAAGAGATTTCCTCCTGGTTGGTCAAGAGCGTCATGATGTTGGCCGACCAGGTGATGTTGGCTACCCTATCCGAGGAATGCACAAAAACGGCTTTCTTTTTCTCAAAAATTACGAAACAAGTCGTTGGCCAGTTTGCGACCCTATCACTGGCTATCTCAACTGTGATGGAAGCCCAACCAAGTCCTTTATTTTGAACCAAAGAAGAAATGGAGAGCCAAAACACTACTGGTCGCTCAATTTTGGAAAAAGAGAATCAATAGAGTTGTATGACTTGACAAATGATAAAGATTGTGTCATCAACCTTGCAAACGAACCAAAATATGCCTCAGTCGTAAGAGAAATGGAGAATGAAATGGAAGCAAAACTACTTTCTCAAGATGATTTAAGGATGTCAGGTTTTGGACATATTTACGAACAATATCCTGTCGCCAATCAAAAGAACTTTTACGAACGTTTTATGGCAGGAGAAAAAATGATCACTGGATGGGTAAATGACAGTGATTTTGAACAGGAAACGCTAGAAGACTAA
- a CDS encoding Heparinase II/III-like protein, whose product MKTNSQNKKLIMKKVLFGLIVILMATPLKSISQMQWKEIKTSNDLVLSYPKELEKTLLLLDLNKAGLEKVKLQYQSGNLGNACDELLAYYKNNGKVDYLRKPVPKVTNQIVAEADTTLKNVFFVQNVRGEVKYGKDGHRDWYFKGPNNDREWAWLSNRHTQLLGVYEAYLETGNPEYAIYIDEFLRDFIIKSMPYPAQKGGESIWRGLEVAARVKVWTKIFYGLQDCEYFSPATRLLMLTSLPDHAHYNRQFHSQNNWLTMEITALATFATHFDEFKTADEWLAYSIETMVESMKGQIYPDGVQTELTSHYHNVSLLNFELLKTICDRLNKPLPDFYNKTIEQCYSYISHAVRPDGFRALNNDGDRGSDKALILKGAEIYNQPTWKYIVTNGQEGVKPSDGPSYFYPWAGHLFSRSDFSEKAHWSIFDVGPWGSGHQHNDKLHLSISAFGKDFLVDAGRFAYTGETADKFRPYAKGSQGHNLVLIDHKGQAPGPKLATEPLSNQYFKISPEFDYASQSMSDFGGIKGEVSHTRSLLYVRGEFWVVADRIKTTKPREIETLWHWHPQCSVEKDGSQVFGKNENGNLTILPVGNTDFDISFIKGQEKPEIQGWYSESYNIFEPNITSQYATKINGDKNFVWLIFPSQDRKENVRAELLSSTNNEVKLKVISDSETWFLTIPFENSEKVKVKKN is encoded by the coding sequence ATGAAAACCAACAGCCAAAACAAAAAGCTAATAATGAAAAAAGTACTATTTGGATTAATTGTCATACTAATGGCAACGCCTTTAAAATCAATTTCTCAAATGCAATGGAAAGAAATTAAGACAAGCAATGATTTAGTCTTATCCTATCCTAAAGAGCTCGAAAAGACTCTTCTACTGCTGGATTTGAATAAAGCTGGACTTGAAAAAGTTAAGCTTCAATACCAAAGTGGTAACCTTGGAAATGCTTGCGATGAGTTGCTTGCTTATTATAAAAACAATGGAAAGGTTGATTACCTAAGAAAGCCGGTACCCAAAGTCACGAACCAAATAGTGGCAGAAGCAGATACAACCTTAAAGAATGTCTTTTTTGTTCAAAATGTACGTGGAGAAGTTAAATACGGAAAAGACGGACATAGAGATTGGTATTTTAAAGGGCCAAATAATGACAGAGAGTGGGCATGGCTTTCCAATAGACATACGCAACTCCTAGGAGTTTATGAAGCCTATTTAGAAACTGGAAACCCCGAATATGCTATTTACATTGATGAGTTTTTGAGAGACTTCATTATCAAAAGTATGCCATATCCAGCCCAAAAAGGTGGTGAATCAATATGGAGAGGGCTTGAGGTGGCAGCTCGTGTAAAAGTGTGGACCAAAATTTTCTACGGCCTTCAAGATTGTGAATACTTTTCGCCAGCTACTCGATTGCTGATGTTGACCAGTTTGCCTGACCATGCTCACTATAATCGACAATTCCATTCTCAAAACAACTGGTTGACAATGGAAATCACTGCTCTAGCAACATTTGCAACCCATTTTGATGAATTCAAAACTGCTGACGAATGGCTAGCTTACAGCATAGAAACAATGGTGGAGAGTATGAAAGGGCAAATCTATCCCGATGGAGTTCAAACAGAACTGACCTCTCACTATCACAATGTCTCACTTCTAAATTTTGAGTTATTAAAAACAATCTGTGACAGACTGAATAAACCGCTACCCGACTTTTATAATAAAACAATAGAACAGTGTTATAGCTACATTTCTCATGCGGTAAGACCCGATGGTTTTAGAGCTTTGAATAACGATGGAGATAGAGGAAGCGATAAAGCATTGATCCTTAAAGGTGCCGAGATTTATAACCAACCTACATGGAAATATATTGTCACAAATGGACAAGAAGGGGTAAAACCATCCGATGGACCTTCGTATTTTTATCCTTGGGCTGGTCATCTTTTTTCAAGAAGTGATTTCAGTGAAAAAGCTCACTGGTCGATTTTTGATGTGGGGCCTTGGGGAAGCGGGCATCAGCACAATGACAAGTTACACCTTTCCATTTCGGCTTTCGGAAAAGACTTTTTAGTAGATGCTGGAAGGTTCGCTTACACTGGTGAAACAGCCGATAAGTTTAGACCTTATGCCAAAGGTAGCCAAGGGCACAATCTAGTTTTAATTGATCATAAGGGACAAGCTCCAGGCCCTAAACTGGCCACTGAACCTCTTTCCAACCAATACTTTAAAATAAGCCCTGAATTCGATTATGCTTCACAAAGCATGTCAGATTTTGGAGGAATAAAAGGAGAAGTGAGCCATACAAGAAGCTTACTTTATGTTCGTGGCGAATTTTGGGTCGTTGCTGACCGCATTAAAACCACAAAACCTAGGGAAATAGAAACACTATGGCATTGGCATCCACAATGTTCGGTTGAAAAGGACGGGAGCCAAGTATTTGGTAAAAATGAAAATGGGAACTTAACTATCCTTCCCGTTGGCAACACCGATTTCGATATCAGTTTTATCAAAGGTCAAGAAAAGCCTGAAATACAAGGTTGGTATAGCGAAAGTTACAATATTTTTGAACCCAATATAACTAGCCAGTATGCTACAAAAATTAATGGCGATAAAAACTTTGTTTGGCTAATATTCCCGTCACAAGACAGGAAAGAAAACGTAAGAGCAGAATTGCTATCAAGTACTAATAATGAAGTGAAACTCAAGGTAATAAGCGACAGCGAAACATGGTTTTTAACAATTCCATTTGAGAATAGCGAAAAAGTTAAAGTGAAGAAAAACTGA
- a CDS encoding Glycosyltransferase involved in cell wall bisynthesis, giving the protein MKVSIVTVAYNSAKTIQQTIESVLSQDYDNIEYIIVDGGSKDGTQEIIKKYGDKIKWISEPDKGIYDAMNKGLKLATGDVVGNLNADDFYPDTTVTSSVVRTFEQNDCDAVYGNKQYVDEVDTSKLLRNWIAGPYKKENFLNGWMPPHLSFYLKKEAYDKYGGYNDTFVSSGDYEMMLRMLYKHNLKPAYLDKVTVIMRDGGTSNAGISNRIRANKEDRRAWKINGLKPRWYTLYWKPLSKISQLFGN; this is encoded by the coding sequence ATGAAAGTTTCTATCGTCACGGTTGCCTATAATTCTGCTAAAACCATTCAGCAAACAATTGAAAGCGTCCTTTCGCAAGATTATGACAACATTGAATACATCATTGTAGATGGTGGCTCCAAAGACGGAACTCAAGAAATTATCAAGAAGTATGGTGATAAAATCAAGTGGATATCAGAACCCGATAAAGGGATTTATGATGCCATGAACAAGGGTTTGAAGCTAGCAACGGGTGATGTAGTAGGCAATCTCAATGCCGATGATTTTTATCCTGATACAACCGTTACTTCTTCTGTGGTTCGAACTTTTGAGCAAAATGACTGTGACGCAGTCTATGGCAATAAGCAATATGTAGACGAGGTGGATACAAGCAAATTGCTTCGCAATTGGATAGCAGGGCCTTACAAAAAAGAAAACTTCTTAAATGGTTGGATGCCCCCACACCTGAGTTTTTACCTCAAAAAGGAAGCATACGACAAATACGGAGGTTACAATGACACTTTTGTGAGTTCAGGAGATTACGAAATGATGCTTAGAATGCTCTATAAGCATAATTTGAAACCTGCGTACTTGGACAAAGTAACGGTAATCATGCGGGATGGAGGTACAAGCAATGCAGGTATATCAAACAGAATAAGAGCGAACAAAGAAGATCGCCGGGCATGGAAAATCAATGGATTAAAACCACGCTGGTACACGCTTTATTGGAAGCCACTATCTAAAATTTCACAGCTTTTTGGTAATTAA
- a CDS encoding Formyl transferase, whose product MKLIILTQEDPFYLAENLDYLLQRIPNGAEVISCVVFDASPFGKKLSFFEKIRDTYKIMGNRFMLWYGTQFILNKFNPKKDVIKTIQKHGIDVIKLEKGINHQSSLDILRGLKPDLLISIAGNQIFKRPLIDLAPKGCINLHTALLPKYRGLMPSFWVLKNNEKETAASVFFVDEGIDSGPIIVQKRIAITPTMTQNELIVKSKKLGMDAIIESIDLIQKDKVELIPNPAEEMTYFSFPTRKDVREFYKNGRKFF is encoded by the coding sequence ATGAAACTCATCATACTTACTCAAGAAGATCCATTCTATTTAGCCGAGAATTTAGACTATTTGCTTCAGCGAATTCCGAATGGTGCAGAAGTGATTTCATGTGTCGTTTTTGATGCTTCTCCTTTTGGAAAAAAACTAAGCTTTTTTGAGAAAATCAGAGATACCTACAAGATCATGGGCAATAGGTTCATGCTATGGTATGGCACCCAATTTATACTTAACAAATTCAACCCGAAAAAAGATGTCATTAAAACCATTCAAAAACATGGAATCGATGTCATCAAACTTGAAAAGGGGATCAACCATCAGTCTTCTCTAGATATCCTTAGAGGATTAAAACCAGATTTATTAATCTCCATTGCGGGTAACCAGATATTCAAACGACCACTTATAGACCTTGCCCCAAAAGGCTGTATCAACTTGCACACGGCACTTTTACCAAAATATCGAGGACTCATGCCAAGCTTCTGGGTGCTCAAAAACAATGAGAAAGAAACTGCAGCATCAGTTTTTTTTGTAGATGAAGGTATTGATAGTGGTCCTATCATCGTTCAAAAGAGGATTGCAATTACCCCAACCATGACTCAAAACGAGCTGATAGTTAAATCAAAGAAATTGGGAATGGATGCAATTATTGAAAGTATCGATTTAATTCAAAAAGACAAGGTGGAATTGATCCCAAATCCTGCAGAAGAAATGACTTATTTTAGCTTTCCCACAAGAAAAGATGTGAGAGAGTTTTACAAAAACGGGCGTAAATTTTTCTAA